The region GCCCTGGACCGGGAGATGCGGCTTAGTGTCTATCTTCCCGCAGGGTACAAGGCTTCTCAGCGTTATCCGGTGCTCTATTTCATCCATGGCTATGGCAGCAAAGAAACAGATATGTGGGGCGGGCTGGAGCTTCAGCAGAATGCAGACCGACTGATTGAGAACGGTCAAATCGAGCCGCTCATAATCGTTGCTCCCCAGATGGACAACAGCTATGGACTGAATGCTATAGCTAATCCGGGTGATCCCACAGCGCTGGGTGGTGAACGGTATGAGGATTATTTGGTCGAGGATGTTGTGAAGTATACTGACACGCATTTCAATACTCTGGCTGAGCGCGGTTCCCGCTATATTGGCGGCATATCGATGGGCGGTTTTATCAGCCTGCATTCTGCGTTCTTGCATAGCGATGTGTATAGCAGGGTTGGCGGGCATAGCCCGGCGCTGTTCCTGGATGACTGGTCGGCAGCAGGCGGGGCGAACGGACTGGTCCAGTTCCTGTATCCGACGGAAGCGCTGCGGCAGGAGCGCGATCCGCTTCTTTTGGCGCAGAATAGGGACTTATCGAACTTGAGTATCTACCTGGACTGCGGAGCAGAGGACAGCTACCGGTTCTATGAAGGCACGGAACGCCTGTATACCCTGCTTAAGGGGAAGGGCGTGCCGGTGGAATATCACCTCAGGGCAGGTCAGCATGACGGGGACTATTGGAAGAGCCATATGGACGAATATTTGAAATTCTATGCCGGGAGGACGAAGGAATCATGACGCTTACGCATTATAATTTGAATTTGGAAAAGCTGTGTGCTACATATAAGTTGGGCTTACTTAACTACGCCTATGAACCAGCCCAAGGGAGATGAAGCCGAAGTGGACAAGAATAAAGTTACCTATGAATCGGTTGACCAGTATATTGCGGACTTTGCGCCGGAGGTCCAGGAGCTTCTGCAGACCTTGCGTAAGGTCATTTCGGAAGCTGCGCCGGAGGCAGTGGAGAAGATCAGCTACCAGATGCCGACCTGGTTCCTGCATAAGAATCTGGTGCATTTTGCCGCCTACAAGACGCACATTGGGTTCTACCCGGCACCCAGTGGAATCGAAGCCTTCAAGGAGGAACTGGCGCAGTATAAAGGGGCCAAAGGGTCGGTACAGTTCCCCATCAAGGAGCCGCTCCCCTATGAGCTCATTGCCAGAATCGTCAAATTCAGAGTGGAAGAGAACAAGCAGGAGGCTGCAGAGAAGGGGAAGAAGAAGTAGCAAGTCAGTAGAAGTAATGAAAAGATTAATTTCATTGCAGGAGGTTCGAGATGAGAAACGAAGAATGTTGTCCAGAATGTGGAGGGACAAAATGGGGGGAGGGCAAGTCGCACGGCGAAGCTAGGGTGTATCCTATGAAAAAGATGCTAACATTAGGATCAGATGTTACTCATGTAATTTGTATAACGTGTGGATTTATTTTAAAAAGTTTTGTTAAAGAGCCACATAAATTTGAGGATAAATAAAATGAAGATCAGTAAAGAGCTGTCCCAAGTAGCCGTTTGATGGCTTTGGGACAGCCCCTAATCTTAGTTAGTTGGGGCGTTAGCGGTCAGTAGCTGCATAACCGCAGGTATTACTACCATTAGACTGGAGCAAAACAAGCATCAATTTCAGTCCCTACAGCGCCTTATCGTCTATGCT is a window of Paenibacillus sp. FSL H3-0469 DNA encoding:
- a CDS encoding DUF1801 domain-containing protein — its product is MDKNKVTYESVDQYIADFAPEVQELLQTLRKVISEAAPEAVEKISYQMPTWFLHKNLVHFAAYKTHIGFYPAPSGIEAFKEELAQYKGAKGSVQFPIKEPLPYELIARIVKFRVEENKQEAAEKGKKK
- a CDS encoding transcription initiation factor TFIIIB, coding for MRNEECCPECGGTKWGEGKSHGEARVYPMKKMLTLGSDVTHVICITCGFILKSFVKEPHKFEDK
- a CDS encoding alpha/beta hydrolase-fold protein, yielding MKGSRSSRLYLLLIILCIMLAGCSRNSGEDSEGAPDKVETAPLQSPGVQNLIFYSEALDREMRLSVYLPAGYKASQRYPVLYFIHGYGSKETDMWGGLELQQNADRLIENGQIEPLIIVAPQMDNSYGLNAIANPGDPTALGGERYEDYLVEDVVKYTDTHFNTLAERGSRYIGGISMGGFISLHSAFLHSDVYSRVGGHSPALFLDDWSAAGGANGLVQFLYPTEALRQERDPLLLAQNRDLSNLSIYLDCGAEDSYRFYEGTERLYTLLKGKGVPVEYHLRAGQHDGDYWKSHMDEYLKFYAGRTKES